Part of the Propioniciclava sp. MC1595 genome is shown below.
ACGGTCCAGCGGGTGGGTGGAGCCCCGCGGTCGAAGAAGCGGAGCGGCTCGACCGTGCCGTGGTGGTGCGGGCACAGGAGCACCAGGTTCCCCAGTGCCGTATCGCCGCCCGCCCACCACGGAGTGATGTGGTGTGCCTCGCAGGCGTGCGCCTGGACGCGGCAGCCCGGGAACGCGCAGCCCTGGTCGCGAACCTCCAGTGCGCGCCGGATGCCCGGTGTGACGAGCCGCTGCTCGCGCCCGACGTCGAGCGGCACGCTGGCGGAACCCAGGATCACGGGCAGGACGTTCGCGTCGCAGGCGAGTCGGCGCAGTTCACCGGCGGTCAGCTGCTCACCGCCCGCGAGCACGCCGGCTTGCTCGGCGCGCTCGAGAAGGTCGTCGTAGGAGAGGGTGACCACCACGGTCGGCCTCATCGAGGTCGCGCGCCCGGCGGTCGACGGCTGTGTCGCGGACGCGTCGGCAGTCCTAGGGAACTGCCCCTCAGTCGGCCTCCGCGCGGAGCCCACCTGAGGCCGCGCCGCGACCAGCGCGACCAACCCGTCGGCGGTGCGCTGTTCGGAGGTCCTCAGACCGGCCTCGTCGTGGCGATCCCCGGCGTGTTCCAAGGCGCGCCGGTTGGAGACGGAGTGCGCCTCCACGAGTCGCTTGAAGGCCTCGCCCTCGAGCGTCGGCAGTTGCCCGCGGAACCGGAGGCTGCCGTCCCCGTCGGGACTGAAGACCAGCGACCGAGCGGCCCAGGCGCGCTTGCGTTGGGCGTCCAGGCGGGAGAGTTCGTCCTCCACCGCGTCCACCTCCGGGGCGACGGCTTCGAGGACGCGCCGGGTCTGCCGGGCGAGATCCTTCGCGTCGACGAGGTGGGCCTTGCCGAGCAGGATGTCCTCCGCCTGCTCGCGCTGCTCGTGACTGAGCGTGGCCGGCAGCTCGCCCAGGACCTTGTCGATGGCCCGGGCCTGGGCGACGGAGACATCGCCCGCCAGCGTCGCCTCGGCCACCTTCGGGTGCGCGGTGATGTCCTTGCCGGCGTACACCCACGATGAGGCCTCTCCGGCGGTCACCTTGGCCGAGACAGCGAGCAGGGACTTGATGCTCGTCCCGCGTGCCGCCTCCGCGGATCGCGCCCGGTCGGCCTCGGCCACGAGCACGGCACGCAGGGCCTCCACCTGGCGCCCGAGCGCGACCACCTCCGTGACGAGCGCAAGGCGGGCCTCGGCGTCCAGACGCTTGCGACCCATGTGGTCGACTGAGCTCAGCAGCGAGCGCGCGCCGGCCAGAGCGGTGGCGGTGGGGGTGCGCTCGTCCATGGCTCCACGCTACGGAACCGAGCGCCTGAATAGAACGCCTGACGGGAAATGTGGAGAACTCGGTCAACTTGTCCACATCTGCCCGCGCCCCTTGACAGCCCAGCGAAGCAACCCACCTCAGGGCCCATCAGCGCAGCACGATCTCCTGGCGGTTGAGCTTCACCGCGTGCCCGGTGGCAGTGTTGGTGCAGGTCACGCCCGACTCGGCGCTGCTGCACATGAAGTCGCCCAGGCGCAGGGCGTTGCCTGGGAACGCCGCCGGGTCGCTCGCGCACGAGTACACCGGAACGCCGTCGGCGAGGTCCACCTCGGTGGCCGGGCCGGGGCCGTCGACGCAGTCGACCTCGGGGACCGTGCCGGTGAACTCCATGGGGATCGCGCACGTGACCCCGTCGGGCCGCATCGCGCAGGCGAGCCGCGTCGAGGGGACGCAAAATCGACACTGGGTGTGGCCCAACGCGC
Proteins encoded:
- a CDS encoding HNH endonuclease signature motif containing protein — encoded protein: MDERTPTATALAGARSLLSSVDHMGRKRLDAEARLALVTEVVALGRQVEALRAVLVAEADRARSAEAARGTSIKSLLAVSAKVTAGEASSWVYAGKDITAHPKVAEATLAGDVSVAQARAIDKVLGELPATLSHEQREQAEDILLGKAHLVDAKDLARQTRRVLEAVAPEVDAVEDELSRLDAQRKRAWAARSLVFSPDGDGSLRFRGQLPTLEGEAFKRLVEAHSVSNRRALEHAGDRHDEAGLRTSEQRTADGLVALVAARPQVGSARRPTEGQFPRTADASATQPSTAGRATSMRPTVVVTLSYDDLLERAEQAGVLAGGEQLTAGELRRLACDANVLPVILGSASVPLDVGREQRLVTPGIRRALEVRDQGCAFPGCRVQAHACEAHHITPWWAGGDTALGNLVLLCPHHHGTVEPLRFFDRGAPPTRWTVRIDDEGQPVFTPPRSRPPVDQTPLRPARTPCATGSDAQAVLLE